In Conger conger chromosome 12, fConCon1.1, whole genome shotgun sequence, one DNA window encodes the following:
- the tssk6 gene encoding testis-specific serine/threonine-protein kinase 6: MGTKKSVCDESSVPNNVEKTEEAQPVDDFLLLRKRGYNVIRNIGEGSFSKVKSAYSERHKKHVAVKIINRRKLSIHFLEKFLPRELDILPSLNHRHIVKTYEIFETAEGKVYIVMELGVHGNLLDFIKNQGALPDHLSRKLFTQLSLAVKFTHDLDIAHRDLKCENLLLDKDFNLKVSDFGFSKRIAYDDSGKVILSKTFCGSRAYAPPEILQHQPYNPKVYDIWSMGVILYTMAFGTMPFDDSNLRKMLEIQKEHRFQFPLKTVSTECKNLIHRMLHPNAQRRIPILTIVEHPWLQDRHKLQEANRHPQEEPSTSAGSAITHVERKSANSQKGLGREAPATAKVGQ, translated from the coding sequence atgggTACCAAAAAATCTGTATGTGATGAGAGTTCAGTGCCAAATAACGTGGAGAAAACTGAAGAGGCACAACCAGTGGACGACTTTCTTTTGCTCAGAAAACGTGGATACAACGTCATTCGTAATATAGGTGAAGGGTCATTTTCCAAAGTAAAGTCTGCTTACTCAGAGCGCCATAAGAAACACGTTGCTGTAAAGATAATCAACAGAAGAAAGTTGTCCATTCATTTTCTGGAAAAGTTCTTGCCACGAGAACTTGACATCCTCCCATCCCTTAACCATCGGCACATTGTGAAGACCTATGAAATCTTTGAGACAGCCGAGGGTAAAGTCTACATAGTGATGGAGCTTGGCGTGCACGGGAACCTTCTGGATTTCATCAAGAACCAGGGAGCCCTGCCGGACCATCTGAGCAGGAAGCTCTTCACCCAGCTCTCACTCGCCGTCAAATTCACCCACGACCTGGACATCGCTCACAGGGACCTGAAGTGTGAGAACCTGCTTCTGGACAAGGACTTCAACCTCAAGGTTTCGGACTTCGGGTTCAGCAAGAGGATCGCCTACGACGACAGCGGGAAGGTCATCCTGAGCAAAACCTTCTGCGGGTCACGTGCGTACGCACCTCCCGAGATCCTACAGCACCAGCCCTACAACCCCAAGGTGTACGACATCTGGAGCATGGGCGTCATCCTGTACACCATGGCGTTCGGAACGATGCCGTTCGATGATTCAAACTTGAGGAAAATGCTGGAGATTCAGAAGGAGCACCGCTTCCAGTTCCCCCTGAAAACGGTGTCCACGGAGTGCAAGAACCTGATCCACCGCATGCTCCACCCGAACGCACAGAGGAGGATTCCCATCCTGACCATTGTTGAACACCCCTGGCTACAGGACAGACACAAACTGCAAGAGGCTAACAGACATCCGCAAGAGGAGCCATCAACCAGCGCAGGGTCTGCCATTACACACGTGGAAAGAAAGTCGGCAAATTCACAGAAAGGATTAGGAAGAGAAGCACCCGCCACTGCTAAAGTGGGACAGTGA